The following proteins come from a genomic window of Hydractinia symbiolongicarpus strain clone_291-10 chromosome 2, HSymV2.1, whole genome shotgun sequence:
- the LOC130629809 gene encoding uncharacterized protein LOC130629809, producing MVLVYLVAEGATCIVTKMDHKHNKRRNSIERYQPKSKHNPDEDIVDSFNQISLEDRNTGEKGLRCEAPANHHKKKSPSRRGVNSHLFGRSNDGRRGRGRGSHRGSKYGEQHSSSSLKNYDDRNSWGQNNPENFNFVSNSNEQKPYYQPSYRKHVQEERGMTPRKKNTETFKPSHKPAEIRILAAHAGWKKYSREITSRDVLVVHDLFCEPNDLTIYNKLLGEIRQSGIEETDLWQLWHGDSHVIADDKKKWKESCPTFHMVLNKISDYFDMDIKATRLNWYRDSKEWKPFHHDAAAIKPDKAKTQNFTVAVSFGAEREAAFEHATTKTVISMPQPNGTIYVFSKDVNVIWRHGILQVPPEKYHSEGRISIIAWGWVEQNQV from the exons ATGGTACTTGTTTATTTAGTTGCTGAAGGCGCCACGTGCATTGTAACCAAAATGGACCATAAACACAACAAAAGAAGAAATTCAATTGAACGTTATCAACCGAAAAGTAAACACAACCCTGATGAAGATATAGTTGATAGCTTTAACCAAATTTCTTTAGAAGATAGGAACACAGGCGAGAAAGGACTTCGATGTGAAGCCCCTGCGAATCACCACAAGAAAAAAAGTCCCAGCAGAAGAGGTGTAAACAGCCATTTGTTTGGAAGAAGTAATGATGGTAGACGTGGTCGTGGACGGGGATCTCACAGAGGTAGTAAATATGGCGAACAACATAGCAGTTCTTCATTAAAAAACTATGATGACAGAAACTCTTGGGGACAAAATAAtccagaaaattttaattttgtatctAATAGTAATGAACAAAAACCATATTACCAACCATCATATAGAAAGCATGTGCAAGAGGAACGTGGTATGACACCAAGAAAAAAGAATACTGAGACATTCAAACCTTCTCACAAGCCAGCAGAGATAAGAATTTTGGCTGCCCATGCTGGTTGGAAAAAATACAGTAGGGAAATAACATCGCGAGATGTATTAGTTGTGCATGATTTGTTTTGTGAGCCAAATGATTTGACAATTTATAACAAGTTATTGGGGGAAATACGACAATCTGGCATTGAGGAAACAGACTTATGGCAGTTGTGGCATGGGGACAGCCATGTAATTGCAGATGATAAGAAAAAGTGGAAGGAGTCTTGTCCCACATTTCACATGGTCCTAAATAAGATCAGCGATTATTTTGACATGGATATTAAAG CGACACGTTTAAATTGGTATCGTGATTCGAAAGAGTGGAAGCCTTTTCATCATGATGCTGCAGCTATTAAACCTGATAAagctaaaacacaaaattttacagTTGCTGTCTCATTTGGAGCCGAGAGAGAAGCAGCATTTGAGCATGCAACTACAAAAACAGTTATTTCAATGCCACAACCAAATGGTACAATATATGTATTTTCCAAGGATGTAAATGTGATTTGGAGGCATGGTATTCTGCAG GTAccaccagaaaaatatcattcAGAGGGTCGTATTTCAATTATTGCATGGGGATGGGTTGAGCAAAATCAAGTTTAG
- the LOC130629808 gene encoding tigger transposable element-derived protein 4-like, which produces MAAASATGEKLPMFVIGKSKKPRCFNNIKHLPCQYTSQKKSWMDSEIFENWVRKLDQKFRVDGRKIVLIIDNCPAHPSISNLTNIHLVFLPPNTTSVLQPMDQGVIRSLKAHYRRRVVRLLCSALENNKPLPKISILSGMKILADSWEAVTKQTIINCFKKSGISSTGQQDAIADSDDPFKDLQESLDD; this is translated from the coding sequence ATGGCCGCAGCAAGTGCTACTGGAGAAAAGTTGCCAATGTTCGTCATTGGCAAATCAAAAAAACCTCGCTGCTTTAATAACATCAAACATCTCCCTTGCCAATACACATCACAAAAGAAAAGTTGGATGGATagtgaaatatttgaaaactgGGTCCGGAAACTGGACCAAAAGTTTCGTGTAGACGGGAGAAAAATCGTTCTTATAATCGACAACTGTCCAGCACACCCATCGATCTCGAACTTAACAAACATTCATCTCGTTTTTTTGCCCCCTAACACAACGTCTGTGTTGCAACCGATGGACCAAGGTGTCATACGAAGTCTAAAAGCGCATTACCGAAGGAGAGTTGTACGTTTGCTGTGCAGTGCTTTGGAGAACAACAAACCTTTGCCAAAGATTTCAATTTTAAGCGGAATGAAGATACTGGCTGATTCTTGGGAGGCTGTAACTAAACAAACCATCATcaattgttttaagaaatcTGGAATCTCTTCTACAGGACAACAGGATGCTATTGCTGATTCGGATGACCCATTTAAAGATCTTCAAGAAAGTTTGGATGATTAA